A genomic segment from Actinomyces lilanjuaniae encodes:
- a CDS encoding DNA-binding protein, producing MRDTADRGRRGRLGAGPSAWAPAGASWSRSWAGAAALSVTAYVPDAVLAAAAAAAGAAASGLATGAVLVCVVLLLLVAVSYRQTAREGQGVGDLGYGVVASSLGTWPGLVTAAALLTCHALALAVCTATAASYLAVTVPRLAPATVQVAAVGAAALGLAVLGADRQVGRGLSRLARVCVPAYAVVLGAVVVAGLAQDLTGSLGRADSAVLEVLPETGGQHGQQGLPSLAALLPVMGVLVSGSAVLTGVGPVFGGGCLRGDRPGSGPDGSRRGGRDTAQDTRRDTVSGLVLLATGAALVVVIVYLAGTVGARVVEDPAGQLLRDDLPVGEGYHQLPASVQVARAVFADAPLVPFLVVVTTVAVMLLVGATVLTRLPVLAAVLGRDHLLPHRMCQPGDRRVRLWCAAMAWLGAVVLLVVARGSVARLLPPYVLTTSVYLTLVQVGMMRHWSYGLARATDPRARQRMRRSRALNAAGAAATGTVLVGLLSTWPTRDAWIVLAVLALLAAVCLIMRVTSLYYRRVSAETSLNGLQDVEVLPAQVRAVVLASRFHQLTVRALTYARSTHPASVEVLTVDMGDGSAERLVETWEEAGVAVPLTVLGSPTLEVVPPVVSYIRSLRSDAPQDLVVVFLPEHLVSHWWERVLLSSTTTRLGAAMRRVPGVVVASVPWRLATPGQPGRGGPGGQGAAGGVEDVMDADVAARRASRRRRGQGGPG from the coding sequence GTGCGTGACACCGCAGATCGTGGCAGGAGGGGACGGCTCGGAGCCGGCCCCTCTGCGTGGGCCCCGGCCGGTGCGTCCTGGTCCCGGTCCTGGGCCGGTGCGGCCGCCCTGTCCGTCACGGCCTACGTCCCCGACGCCGTTCTTGCCGCTGCCGCCGCCGCCGCAGGTGCGGCAGCCTCCGGGCTGGCTACGGGAGCCGTCCTGGTGTGCGTGGTCCTCCTCCTGCTCGTGGCCGTCTCCTACCGTCAGACCGCGCGCGAGGGGCAGGGGGTCGGTGACCTCGGCTACGGGGTCGTGGCCTCCAGCCTGGGGACATGGCCGGGGCTCGTGACAGCCGCCGCCCTGCTGACGTGCCACGCCCTGGCCCTGGCCGTGTGCACGGCCACCGCCGCCTCCTACCTGGCGGTGACCGTGCCCCGTCTGGCACCTGCCACGGTGCAGGTGGCGGCGGTGGGGGCAGCGGCCCTGGGGCTTGCCGTCCTGGGGGCCGACAGGCAGGTCGGCAGGGGGCTGAGCCGCCTCGCCCGGGTATGTGTGCCCGCCTATGCCGTGGTCCTCGGTGCCGTGGTGGTGGCTGGCCTGGCCCAGGACCTCACCGGCAGCCTGGGCCGGGCCGACTCCGCTGTCCTGGAGGTCCTGCCTGAGACAGGGGGGCAGCACGGGCAGCAGGGTCTGCCGTCCCTGGCAGCACTCCTCCCGGTGATGGGGGTGCTAGTGAGCGGTTCCGCTGTCCTGACCGGGGTAGGGCCCGTCTTCGGCGGAGGTTGTCTCCGTGGTGATCGTCCTGGCAGCGGCCCTGACGGCTCCCGGCGCGGCGGGCGAGATACCGCTCAGGACACCAGGCGGGACACCGTCTCCGGCCTTGTCCTGCTGGCGACCGGAGCCGCCCTGGTGGTGGTGATCGTCTACCTAGCCGGGACGGTCGGTGCGCGGGTCGTGGAGGACCCGGCCGGGCAGCTGCTGCGTGACGATCTCCCCGTGGGGGAGGGGTACCACCAGCTGCCTGCCAGCGTGCAGGTGGCTCGTGCCGTCTTCGCCGACGCCCCCCTGGTCCCCTTCCTGGTAGTGGTGACCACTGTGGCGGTGATGCTGCTTGTCGGCGCCACGGTCCTGACCCGCCTGCCCGTGCTCGCCGCCGTGCTGGGCAGGGACCACCTGCTGCCGCACAGGATGTGCCAGCCGGGGGACCGGCGGGTCCGCCTCTGGTGCGCCGCGATGGCCTGGCTGGGAGCCGTCGTCCTCCTGGTGGTGGCCCGTGGCTCGGTTGCTCGCCTCCTCCCGCCCTACGTGCTGACGACATCGGTCTACCTGACCCTGGTCCAGGTGGGCATGATGCGTCACTGGTCGTACGGGCTGGCCCGGGCAACCGACCCCCGCGCGCGTCAGCGCATGCGGCGCTCCCGCGCGCTCAATGCTGCGGGCGCAGCGGCGACCGGAACAGTCCTGGTCGGCCTCCTGAGCACCTGGCCGACCCGGGACGCGTGGATCGTTCTGGCCGTCCTGGCGCTCCTGGCTGCCGTGTGCCTGATCATGCGCGTGACCTCGCTCTACTACCGTCGTGTCAGCGCGGAGACGTCGCTCAACGGGCTCCAGGACGTGGAGGTCCTGCCCGCCCAGGTGCGCGCGGTGGTCCTGGCCTCCCGGTTCCACCAGCTCACCGTGCGTGCCCTGACCTACGCCCGTTCCACCCACCCGGCCTCCGTCGAGGTGCTCACGGTCGACATGGGCGACGGCTCGGCTGAGCGCCTCGTGGAGACCTGGGAAGAGGCCGGTGTCGCCGTCCCGCTGACTGTCCTGGGCTCGCCGACCCTGGAGGTGGTGCCGCCCGTGGTGTCCTACATACGCTCCCTGCGTAGTGACGCCCCCCAGGACCTGGTCGTGGTGTTCCTGCCCGAGCACCTGGTGAGCCACTGGTGGGAGCGTGTGCTCCTCAGCTCGACCACCACGCGTCTGGGGGCGGCTATGAGGCGTGTCCCCGGCGTGGTCGTGGCCTCCGTCCCCTGGCGCCTGGCTACGCCTGGCCAGCCCGGACGGGGCGGCCCGGGTGGCCAGGGTGCCGCTGGGGGAGTCGAGGACGTCATGGACGCAGACGTTGCTGCCCGCCGCGCCTCCCGGAGGCGCCGGGGACAGGGCGGGCCGGGCTGA
- a CDS encoding potassium channel family protein has protein sequence MRITIAGAGSVGRSIGRELLSHHHQVTLVDRSPDAMRIASAPEADWLLADACDVDALERAGAADCDVVVAATGDDKANLVISLLARTEFAVPRTVARVNNPKNEWLFDETWGVDVAVSTPRFMTALVEEAVSIGSLVPVFRFHQSGAQMHELTLSGDSPVVGRLVRDISLPPHTVLAAILRGYQPVSPGGEERFEGGDELVFLTSQEGQDDLHQIPLLFTRQDPGPGTARDQTDPEDL, from the coding sequence ATGAGGATCACGATCGCCGGAGCCGGCTCGGTGGGACGCTCTATCGGCCGCGAGCTTCTCAGCCACCACCACCAGGTCACCCTTGTCGACCGCTCCCCGGATGCCATGCGGATCGCCTCAGCCCCTGAGGCCGACTGGCTCCTGGCCGATGCCTGTGACGTCGACGCCCTGGAGAGGGCAGGGGCCGCAGACTGTGACGTGGTCGTGGCTGCCACGGGGGACGACAAGGCCAACCTCGTCATCTCCCTGCTGGCCAGGACCGAGTTCGCCGTGCCCCGCACGGTGGCCCGGGTCAACAACCCTAAGAACGAGTGGCTCTTTGACGAGACCTGGGGGGTGGACGTGGCAGTCTCCACTCCCCGCTTCATGACGGCGCTGGTGGAGGAGGCCGTCAGCATCGGCAGCCTGGTTCCGGTCTTCCGCTTCCACCAGTCCGGCGCCCAGATGCACGAGCTAACCCTCTCCGGTGACTCGCCCGTGGTCGGCAGGCTGGTCCGCGACATCAGCCTGCCCCCGCACACCGTCCTGGCGGCAATCCTACGGGGCTACCAGCCTGTCAGCCCCGGCGGCGAGGAACGCTTCGAGGGGGGCGACGAGCTGGTCTTCCTGACCTCCCAGGAGGGACAGGACGACCTGCACCAGATTCCCCTGCTCTTTACCCGCCAGGACCCCGGGCCCGGCACCGCGCGCGACCAGACCGACCCCGAGGACCTGTAA
- a CDS encoding DUF3159 domain-containing protein has translation MTTTTGTPSSGGTPSPGFVGPVGGVRPSSGGSGLGAVGAERFDALAAVGGLRGIAESAVPTVVFVLVLALRPQALVPALLVSLGVSALALVLRLLQRQGTTQAVGGVVLVLVSAVWAWRSGEASNFYATGLVINGVWLVACLGSLVAGWPLVGVAVSAVSSSVSSSASTSTRSSPATGVMGWRSDPGQRGLRHRYRLGTAVLAAMFCLRLVVEVPLYLAGDSAVSALGVARLVLGVPLFALTLWLVWLLVAPGRQAS, from the coding sequence ATGACAACGACGACAGGTACTCCCTCCTCCGGCGGCACGCCCTCTCCCGGCTTTGTCGGTCCGGTCGGCGGTGTCCGCCCATCCTCGGGGGGCAGCGGACTGGGCGCTGTCGGTGCGGAGCGCTTTGACGCCCTGGCGGCGGTGGGCGGACTGCGGGGGATCGCCGAGTCCGCGGTGCCCACGGTCGTCTTCGTGCTGGTTTTGGCACTGCGGCCCCAGGCGCTGGTACCTGCCCTGCTCGTCTCCCTGGGCGTCAGTGCCCTGGCCCTGGTCCTGCGGCTGCTGCAGCGCCAGGGCACGACCCAGGCGGTAGGCGGGGTCGTCCTGGTCCTGGTGTCTGCGGTGTGGGCCTGGCGCAGCGGCGAGGCCTCGAACTTCTACGCCACCGGCCTGGTCATCAACGGTGTGTGGTTGGTCGCCTGCCTCGGCTCGCTCGTGGCTGGCTGGCCCCTCGTCGGTGTCGCGGTGTCCGCGGTCTCATCCTCGGTATCCTCCTCCGCGTCTACCTCTACGAGGTCCTCCCCTGCGACGGGGGTGATGGGCTGGCGGTCCGACCCGGGCCAGCGCGGGCTGCGGCACCGCTACCGGCTGGGGACCGCCGTCCTGGCTGCGATGTTCTGCCTGCGGCTGGTTGTCGAGGTTCCCCTGTACCTGGCGGGCGACTCGGCGGTGTCGGCGCTGGGAGTCGCCAGGCTCGTCCTGGGGGTGCCGCTGTTCGCCCTGACCCTGTGGCTGGTGTGGCTGCTGGTTGCTCCGGGTCGTCAGGCCTCGTAG
- a CDS encoding OB-fold nucleic acid binding domain-containing protein, protein MGVFSAVLRAVRGAWRHGGARQPEEGASGETALYPGTQAVAEVLVRRRARVCGVLQAVTYSPAVGRPLLIGHLFDGTGRLDLVWLGQRRVVGIDPGQWLVAEGTVADGSPRPRIYNPAYELLGTPPEPYRDCYRGCRAVPGP, encoded by the coding sequence ATGGGTGTCTTCAGCGCGGTGCTCAGGGCTGTGCGCGGGGCCTGGCGCCACGGCGGCGCGCGGCAGCCAGAGGAGGGGGCCTCGGGGGAGACAGCGCTCTACCCCGGCACCCAGGCTGTCGCCGAGGTCCTGGTGCGGCGCAGAGCACGGGTCTGTGGTGTGCTGCAGGCCGTGACCTACAGCCCTGCGGTGGGCAGGCCGCTGCTGATAGGGCACCTGTTCGACGGCACGGGTCGCCTGGACCTGGTGTGGCTGGGGCAGCGACGCGTCGTAGGTATCGACCCCGGTCAGTGGCTGGTGGCCGAGGGCACGGTCGCTGACGGCAGCCCTCGTCCCCGTATCTACAATCCCGCCTACGAGCTTCTCGGGACGCCCCCTGAACCGTACCGTGACTGCTATCGTGGCTGCCGAGCCGTACCAGGGCCATGA
- a CDS encoding DUF3710 domain-containing protein has translation MGLFSRRREDRRDHDSRRAGDDSKASTRQASRPSGQVDPAAARTAAPAEGDSASSSTQGPWDAANLPKEQEEVTRVDLGALRVPAVDGMQVRLEQAPGGVLTAAVLALGGSSLELRAFAAPKSSGVWDELRADIAQSLSGAGARYQEVEGDYGTEVLAQIPMRAPDGATSMGTVRFIGVDGPRWFLRAVLQGPAASSTDPSEELREVLRRTVVVRDEQARPPREVLPLHAPGAAAAPEAEELPGLDPLAPGPTVAEVR, from the coding sequence ATGGGACTGTTCTCACGTCGTCGTGAAGACCGCCGTGACCACGACAGCCGTCGCGCTGGAGACGACTCGAAGGCCTCGACACGGCAGGCCTCACGCCCCTCCGGGCAGGTGGATCCCGCTGCGGCCAGGACCGCAGCGCCCGCCGAGGGCGATTCCGCCTCCTCATCCACGCAGGGGCCCTGGGACGCCGCGAACCTGCCCAAGGAGCAGGAGGAGGTCACACGGGTGGACCTGGGCGCCCTGCGCGTCCCGGCCGTGGACGGTATGCAGGTCCGGCTGGAGCAGGCTCCCGGCGGCGTGCTCACCGCCGCCGTCCTTGCCCTGGGAGGCTCCTCCCTGGAGCTGCGTGCCTTTGCCGCGCCCAAGAGTTCGGGCGTGTGGGACGAACTGCGTGCCGACATCGCCCAGAGCCTGTCCGGGGCCGGGGCCAGGTACCAGGAGGTCGAGGGTGACTACGGGACCGAGGTCCTGGCCCAGATCCCCATGCGCGCCCCTGACGGGGCCACCTCGATGGGCACGGTGCGTTTCATCGGTGTCGACGGGCCCCGCTGGTTCCTGCGTGCGGTGCTTCAGGGGCCGGCCGCCTCCAGCACCGACCCGTCCGAGGAGCTGCGTGAGGTGCTGCGCCGCACCGTCGTCGTGCGTGACGAGCAGGCGCGGCCTCCGCGTGAGGTGCTGCCGCTGCACGCCCCGGGCGCGGCTGCCGCTCCGGAGGCCGAGGAGCTGCCGGGGCTGGACCCGTTGGCTCCCGGGCCGACGGTTGCCGAGGTGCGGTAG
- a CDS encoding DUF4193 domain-containing protein has translation MATDYDAPRKNEDEPEADSIEELTARQKDQSSAAIDEDENEAAEGFELPGADLSREELKVHVVPQLEDEFTCSECFLVHHRSQLAYVDDATGLPVCADCAG, from the coding sequence ATGGCGACTGACTACGACGCCCCCCGCAAAAACGAGGACGAGCCCGAGGCCGATTCCATTGAGGAGCTCACTGCGCGGCAGAAGGACCAGTCGTCTGCCGCTATTGACGAGGACGAGAACGAGGCCGCTGAGGGCTTCGAGCTGCCCGGGGCGGACCTGTCCCGTGAGGAGCTGAAGGTCCACGTGGTGCCCCAGCTTGAAGACGAGTTCACCTGCTCGGAGTGCTTCCTGGTCCACCACCGCAGCCAGCTGGCCTACGTCGACGACGCCACGGGCCTGCCGGTATGTGCTGACTGTGCCGGCTGA
- the sepH gene encoding septation protein SepH: MVELELLGANGDTVVMTDANGERYSIVIDDALRAAVRRDRAAVLPQPTPVLADAPVRPRQLQALMRAGATATEVAVATGMDVAHVRRYEGPVVAERQWAVTQAQSCRIGWEKDSPLLGDLVVDRLATRGVNPSSLEWDALREGRDPWLIMVTFVQSAEEKHARWSLDLAARSVHALDDEARWLTEAASASRRPAVFDQDSQAPGASARWGQEPGRAGAPGAEHPDHAAVTPSSQDSVGPDEAVRHDFGEGTQPAPGPSHVPEPASPGNGSPAGPASAATTLDATDALLADLASNRGRRMEVEVPAEDPQDALLFSDQAPEAPQSGYAAEDGTQTSGIRAQVYSMSERRRRGSAGSRLAPAPEPSDPTSQTPAVGVPADSADPDTEPVPEVTAPTRAGSRANLATDPQTSAAQTAASPAPRSRRRSRRSVPSWDEIVFGAKPE; encoded by the coding sequence ATGGTCGAGCTCGAGCTGCTGGGAGCCAACGGGGACACGGTCGTCATGACTGACGCCAACGGTGAGCGCTACAGCATCGTCATCGACGACGCCCTGCGCGCTGCCGTGCGCCGTGACCGTGCCGCCGTCCTGCCGCAGCCGACTCCCGTCCTTGCCGACGCCCCCGTTCGCCCCCGCCAGCTCCAGGCCCTCATGCGCGCCGGAGCCACTGCCACCGAGGTCGCCGTTGCCACCGGGATGGACGTGGCGCATGTGCGCCGCTACGAGGGACCGGTGGTCGCCGAGCGGCAGTGGGCGGTCACCCAGGCTCAGTCCTGCCGGATCGGCTGGGAGAAGGACTCGCCGCTGCTGGGCGACCTGGTGGTGGACCGTCTGGCGACACGAGGGGTCAACCCCTCCAGCCTGGAGTGGGACGCCTTGCGTGAGGGCCGCGACCCGTGGCTCATCATGGTGACCTTCGTCCAGTCCGCAGAGGAGAAGCACGCCCGCTGGTCACTGGACCTGGCAGCCCGATCCGTCCACGCCCTGGACGACGAGGCCCGCTGGCTCACCGAGGCCGCCTCCGCCTCGCGCCGTCCCGCCGTCTTCGACCAGGACTCTCAGGCCCCCGGGGCCTCGGCCCGCTGGGGCCAGGAGCCTGGGAGGGCTGGTGCGCCCGGGGCGGAGCATCCCGACCACGCCGCCGTGACGCCCTCGTCCCAGGACTCGGTCGGCCCTGACGAGGCTGTCCGGCACGACTTCGGCGAGGGCACCCAGCCTGCGCCAGGACCGTCCCACGTCCCTGAGCCCGCCTCCCCTGGCAACGGCTCCCCGGCCGGACCCGCCTCGGCTGCCACGACCCTGGACGCCACCGACGCCCTGCTGGCGGACCTTGCCTCCAACCGGGGACGACGCATGGAGGTCGAGGTGCCTGCAGAGGACCCGCAGGACGCGCTCCTGTTCTCCGACCAGGCCCCCGAGGCCCCACAGTCCGGGTACGCGGCGGAGGACGGGACCCAGACCTCCGGCATCCGTGCACAGGTCTACTCCATGTCCGAGCGTCGGCGTCGCGGCAGCGCAGGATCACGCCTCGCCCCGGCACCTGAGCCGAGCGACCCCACCTCGCAGACCCCCGCCGTCGGAGTGCCTGCCGACTCCGCGGACCCTGACACCGAGCCGGTACCGGAAGTCACGGCCCCCACCCGGGCGGGCAGCCGTGCCAACCTCGCCACGGACCCCCAGACCTCTGCCGCCCAGACGGCTGCCTCCCCCGCGCCCAGGTCCAGACGACGCTCCCGACGCTCCGTCCCCTCCTGGGACGAGATCGTCTTCGGCGCCAAGCCGGAGTAG
- a CDS encoding alkaline phosphatase family protein produces the protein MGDVVPGAATPAGTQHAGLRQVLAAAAVGAGLVLADVGDPVLGEAVLAHDQALRCARAWGLSEPRPTVVVLVDGLGAELLDQRRGHAPVLRQWSALTGSGTGAGLTTCRPTTTAAALTTLGTTALPGTTGMVGYCVLNPLLGGRLPEGTVPSADQLLSLVSWQGSALDPRSWQDVPTVFERLRREPGTAPGRTGLAASVGPARFVGSGLTEAALRGTTHLGADRLEERPGQAARALRSGTPLVYLYVGELDHTGHHHGWRSHQWLEQLERLDAALAELQRRVPPGTRLLLTADHGMVDTDAAHRVDLADHPDLARDVVAVAGEPRFTHLHLPHADGALAQEVAQRWRQRLGPRAAWVGTRQEAAVHLGPLGPRARDVTGDVVVAMEGTWVLVDSRVHSQAALAMRGVHGSLTRAETTVPLMTTVT, from the coding sequence ATCGGTGACGTGGTGCCTGGCGCTGCGACTCCCGCAGGCACGCAGCATGCGGGCCTGCGCCAGGTCCTGGCAGCCGCCGCTGTCGGCGCGGGCCTGGTGCTGGCCGACGTGGGCGACCCGGTCCTGGGTGAGGCCGTCCTGGCTCACGACCAGGCCCTCCGGTGCGCTCGTGCGTGGGGCCTGTCCGAACCAAGGCCGACTGTCGTCGTGCTGGTGGACGGGCTGGGTGCAGAGCTCCTGGACCAGCGGCGCGGGCACGCCCCGGTCCTGCGCCAGTGGTCCGCGCTAACCGGCTCCGGCACCGGGGCGGGGCTGACGACCTGCAGGCCGACGACCACGGCAGCCGCGCTGACCACCCTAGGCACGACCGCGCTGCCGGGCACGACCGGGATGGTGGGCTACTGCGTGCTCAACCCGCTTCTGGGCGGCCGCCTGCCCGAGGGGACCGTCCCCAGCGCGGACCAGCTGCTCAGCCTCGTCTCCTGGCAGGGAAGTGCCCTGGACCCCAGGTCCTGGCAGGACGTCCCGACAGTCTTTGAGCGGCTTCGCCGTGAGCCCGGGACCGCTCCGGGCAGGACCGGCCTAGCGGCAAGCGTGGGGCCCGCCCGCTTCGTCGGCTCCGGCCTCACCGAGGCGGCGCTGCGGGGCACGACCCACTTGGGGGCAGACCGTCTTGAGGAGCGCCCCGGACAGGCGGCCAGGGCGCTGCGGTCAGGTACTCCGCTGGTGTACCTCTACGTCGGTGAGCTTGACCACACCGGGCACCACCACGGCTGGCGCAGCCACCAGTGGCTGGAGCAGCTTGAGCGTCTTGACGCCGCGCTGGCAGAGCTGCAGCGCCGGGTACCGCCTGGTACCCGGCTCCTCCTGACAGCCGACCACGGCATGGTTGATACCGATGCCGCGCACAGGGTGGACCTGGCAGATCACCCCGACCTCGCTCGCGACGTGGTGGCCGTCGCCGGGGAGCCCCGGTTCACGCACCTGCACCTGCCGCACGCTGACGGGGCACTGGCTCAGGAGGTCGCCCAGCGCTGGCGCCAGCGGCTGGGGCCTCGCGCCGCCTGGGTCGGCACCCGGCAGGAGGCCGCCGTCCACCTCGGCCCCCTGGGGCCGAGGGCCCGTGACGTCACCGGTGACGTCGTGGTTGCTATGGAGGGCACCTGGGTCCTGGTGGACTCGCGTGTCCATTCCCAGGCCGCGCTGGCGATGCGCGGCGTCCACGGCTCCCTGACAAGGGCAGAGACGACTGTCCCGCTGATGACGACAGTCACCTGA
- a CDS encoding DUF5998 family protein yields MTPTRRRASHDTHADGALALEVERAGYYPELVLDTLALAAGEEEVTISLVHAETTFADAVHRHLTVLALTPSRLIVVHVDDAPREDGRPGALATSEAVPVSRVRSVALTRGVSEPAAGGGTLTEMTIAVSWGAVRRIDLEPVTCGDPDCQADHGMSGVLAPDDIALRIAAGVEGDAALARAEAFARALSRATAQAAAGS; encoded by the coding sequence ATGACTCCCACGCGACGACGGGCTTCCCACGACACCCACGCGGACGGCGCCCTGGCGCTGGAGGTGGAGCGCGCCGGCTACTACCCCGAGCTGGTCCTGGACACCCTGGCCCTGGCGGCTGGCGAGGAGGAGGTCACGATCAGCCTGGTCCACGCCGAGACCACGTTTGCCGACGCGGTCCACCGGCACCTCACCGTCCTGGCTCTGACCCCCAGCCGACTCATCGTCGTCCACGTCGACGACGCCCCGCGGGAGGACGGCCGCCCCGGCGCCCTGGCCACCTCTGAGGCCGTCCCGGTCAGTCGTGTCCGCTCGGTGGCCCTGACCCGGGGGGTCAGCGAGCCCGCAGCAGGGGGCGGGACCCTCACGGAGATGACGATCGCCGTCTCCTGGGGGGCGGTGCGCCGCATCGACCTGGAGCCTGTGACCTGCGGTGACCCGGACTGCCAGGCTGACCACGGGATGTCGGGAGTCCTGGCTCCTGACGACATCGCCCTGCGGATCGCCGCCGGTGTGGAGGGGGACGCTGCCCTGGCCCGCGCCGAGGCCTTTGCCCGAGCCCTGTCCCGGGCCACGGCTCAGGCTGCGGCAGGCTCGTGA